A genomic window from Glycine soja cultivar W05 chromosome 10, ASM419377v2, whole genome shotgun sequence includes:
- the LOC114371200 gene encoding uncharacterized protein LOC114371200 isoform X2, with translation MDKSRHSKSKAAPCSTHQPQLPLPQGNKEVHRQRQPLNLLSPDSGSSSGGVADKDSFSSKFGWRSTKQLFGTPIKKLLAEEMSPRAESKRRSPGVIAKLMGLDGLPFQQPTNKQHNKGLSVNQQKTAQLEKTRSKGVLYSGQSSRGCSKDQQEFKDVFEVSEIPKVESPRYPSQGCADLMSTDAEISFIEQKFMDAKRLATHQDLQSSKDFCDTLEVLDSNKDLLLKYFKRPDSLFKKHLNDLQAAPIQSHYGHVEAMDIEKYDHDFNLMSDGEKTRLNYNRSSHEKHHDGYPCDLDKRHVMHISPKSSKLLFKGTYEQKAVTSQIVLLKPNLGKVQNGTRIVSSPCSSHNFLSGRENDTELCQPTNLPESAMSWRQDSFESREIAKEVTRQMKISLHSGGMKLSTSRIRGYAGDDSSCSVSGNESPEESEETTATLGNSIDLNNRSRRSSRSSESSVSREAKKRLSERWKMTHKSQELQGISRSNTLAEMLAVPDKVLKAANSYSMASGEGFHDKFTPNSQPSKWVEPLGISSRDGWKDGCIGSLSRSKSLPSSSAAFGSPRRFMRTEALLDERFMVPKEAHRCERRRSGHKKSRSLHSSIPNKLKISLKDSPKLEVLASESLSEIVRDAVDDDVTSESKVGSEPSTKVLPESSSHLLTKDNSSADLDNSIHQDLSAGSSGGSSVLNEPPVRVPGLEASCCKDADQPSPVSVLESSFTDDVSSCSDCFESLNNDLQGLRMQLQLLKLESDEYVEGPMVVSDEDGGEASTGMLEDKGLRRTEDSWECSYIIDVLSESGIDGAQPDTILELWHSLECPVSLSVFDELEKRYGDWTTCSRSQRRLLFDRINLGIVKINEQCTHALPWVGPVTANVIGSNLNKNGFRDGLLRMLVREGKVKGDALGKVLVMESEWLDLRDDIDVVGREVERMLLDDLVSEIIGT, from the exons ATGGACAAATCGCGCCACAGCAAGTCCAAGGCAGCACCCTGCTCCACCCACCAACCCCAACTACCTCTTCCTCAAG GGAACAAAGAGGTTCATAGACAGCGACAGCCTCTGAATCTGTTGTCTCCTGATTCTGGTTCATCCAGTGGTGGGGTTGCAGACAAGGATTCA TTCTCATCTAAATTCGGGTGGAGATCTACGAAGCAGCTGTTTGGAACTCCGATTAAGAAGTTATTAGCTGAAGAGATGTCACCGAGAGCTGAATCCAAAAGAAGATCACCTGGTGTGATCGCCAAATTAATGGGGCTTGATGGGCTGCCGTTCCAGCAGCCTACCAATAAGCAGCATAATAAGGGTTTGTCTGTAAACCAACAGAAGACAGCACAATTAGAAAAAACACGCAGCAAAGGAGTGCTATATAGTGGTCAATCTTCTAGGGGATGCTCAAAGGATCAGCAAGAATTTAAGGATGTATTTGAGGTCTCGGAGATTCCAAAGGTAGAGAGCCCTAGGTATCCATCACAGGGGTGTGCAGACTTGATGAGCACTGATGCTGAAATTTCATTCATTGAACAGAAGTTCATGGATGCCAAACGACTTGCAACTCATCAAGATTTACAGTCTTCAAAGGATTTCTGTGACACACTCGAGGTTTTGGACTCTAACAAGGATCTTCTGCTAAAATACTTTAAGCGGCCAGATTCTTTGTTTAAAAAGCATCTAAATGATCTTCAAGCTGCTCCTATCCAATCACATTATGGTCATGTAGAAGCTATGGATATTGAGAAGTATgatcatgacttcaatttgaTGTCAGATGGGGAGAAAACACGGTTGAACTACAATAGATCATCTCATGAGAAGCATCATGATGGTTATCCTTGTgatcttgacaaaagacatgtGATGCATATTTCACCAAAATCATCAAAGCTTCTATTTAAGGGTACATATGAGCAAAAGGCAGTCACCTCGCAGATTGTCCTCTTGAAACCTAATCTTGGAAAAGTGCAGAATGGTACCAGAATTGTGTCATCACCTTGTTCTTCACACAATTTTCTGTCAGGGCGTGAAAATGACACTGAACTGTGTCAACCGACAAATTTGCCTGAAAGTGCCATGTCTTGGAGGCAGGATTCTTTTGAATCTAGAGAAATTGCAAAGGAAGTCACTAGGCAAATGAAAATTAGTCTTCACAGTGGTGGCATGAAGCTTTCCACCTCTAGAATTAGAGGATATGCTGGGGATGATAGTTCATGTAGTGTTTCTGGGAATGAATCTCCTGAGGAGTCTGAGGAAACAACTGCAACTTTGGGAAATTCGATTGACTTAAACAACCGTAGCAGGCGATCATCCCGATCTAGTGAATCTTCTGTCAGTAGAGAGGCAAAGAAGAGATTATCAGAGAGGTGGAAAATGACACATAAGTCTCAAGAGCTGCAAGGCATCAGCAGGAGCAACACACTGGCTGAAATGCTTGCCGTCCCTGACAAGGTATTGAAGGCTGCTAATTCATACAGCATGGCTAGTGGGGAAGGTTTCCATGATAAATTTACTCCCAATAGTCAACCTTCTAAGTGGGTTGAACCATTGGGTATCAGCAGCAGGGATGGTTGGAAGGACGGATGCATTGGTAGTCTGTCGAGGTCAAaatcccttccttcttcatctgCTGCTTTTGGAAGTCCTAGAAGATTCATGCGCACTGAAGCACTTCTTGATGAGCGATTTATGGTGCCAAAGGAAGCTCACAGATGTGAGAGGAGAAGATCTGGTCACAAGAAGTCTAGGTCTTTGCATTCATCAATTCCCAATAAATTGAAAATCAGTCTCAAAGATTCTCCCAAGCTTGAGGTTCTAGCTAGTGAATCTTTATCTGAGATTGTAAGAGATGCGGTTGATGATGATGTGACAAGTGAAAGTAAAGTTGGGTCTGAACCTTCTACTAAGGTGCTTCCTGAATCATCTTCTCACCTTTTGACAAAAGACAACAGTAGTGCAGACCTAGACAATTCAATACACCAG GATCTATCAGCTGGGTCATCTGGTGGAAGTTCAGTCCTCAATGAACCTCCCGTTCGTGTTCCTGGACTTGAAGCTTCTTGCTGTAAAGATGCTGATCAGCCCAGTCCTGTCTCAGTCCTGGAGTCTTCTTTTACAGATGATGTGTCATCTTGTTCTGATTGTTTTGAAAGTTTGAACAATGACCTACAAG GGCTTCGAATGCAACTCCAGTTGCTGAAGTTGGAATCTGATGAATATGTGGAGGGGCCCATGGTAGTAAGTGATGAAGATGGTGGGGAAGCATCTACTGGAATGCTAGAAGACAAAGGATTACGTAGGACTGAAGATAGCTGGGAGTGTTCCTACATTATTGATGTCTTGTCTGAATCTGGCATCGATGGAGCTCAGCCAGATACAATTTTGGAACTTTGGCATTCCCTAGAATGCCCTGTGAGTCTTTCTGTTTTTGATGAGCTTGAAAAGAGGTATGGTGATTGGACTACTTGCTCAAGGTCTCAAAGGAGATTGCTTTTTGACCGTATTAATTTGGGAATTGTCAAGATCAATGAGCAATGCACTCATGCACTACCATGGGTGGGTCCAGTGACCGCAAATGTTATTGGTTCTAATTTGAACAAGAACGGGTTTCGAGATGGCCTTCTGAGGATGTTAGTGAGAGAAGGAAAAGTGAAGGGTGATGCTCTGGGGAAGGTGCTGGTTATGGAATCAGAGTGGCTGGACTTGAGAGATGACATTGATGTCGTAGGCAGGGAAGTTGAGAGAATGTTGTTAGATGATTTAGTGTCAGAGATAATCGGTACTTAG
- the LOC114371200 gene encoding uncharacterized protein LOC114371200 isoform X1, translating to MDKSRHSKSKAAPCSTHQPQLPLPQGQGNKEVHRQRQPLNLLSPDSGSSSGGVADKDSFSSKFGWRSTKQLFGTPIKKLLAEEMSPRAESKRRSPGVIAKLMGLDGLPFQQPTNKQHNKGLSVNQQKTAQLEKTRSKGVLYSGQSSRGCSKDQQEFKDVFEVSEIPKVESPRYPSQGCADLMSTDAEISFIEQKFMDAKRLATHQDLQSSKDFCDTLEVLDSNKDLLLKYFKRPDSLFKKHLNDLQAAPIQSHYGHVEAMDIEKYDHDFNLMSDGEKTRLNYNRSSHEKHHDGYPCDLDKRHVMHISPKSSKLLFKGTYEQKAVTSQIVLLKPNLGKVQNGTRIVSSPCSSHNFLSGRENDTELCQPTNLPESAMSWRQDSFESREIAKEVTRQMKISLHSGGMKLSTSRIRGYAGDDSSCSVSGNESPEESEETTATLGNSIDLNNRSRRSSRSSESSVSREAKKRLSERWKMTHKSQELQGISRSNTLAEMLAVPDKVLKAANSYSMASGEGFHDKFTPNSQPSKWVEPLGISSRDGWKDGCIGSLSRSKSLPSSSAAFGSPRRFMRTEALLDERFMVPKEAHRCERRRSGHKKSRSLHSSIPNKLKISLKDSPKLEVLASESLSEIVRDAVDDDVTSESKVGSEPSTKVLPESSSHLLTKDNSSADLDNSIHQDLSAGSSGGSSVLNEPPVRVPGLEASCCKDADQPSPVSVLESSFTDDVSSCSDCFESLNNDLQGLRMQLQLLKLESDEYVEGPMVVSDEDGGEASTGMLEDKGLRRTEDSWECSYIIDVLSESGIDGAQPDTILELWHSLECPVSLSVFDELEKRYGDWTTCSRSQRRLLFDRINLGIVKINEQCTHALPWVGPVTANVIGSNLNKNGFRDGLLRMLVREGKVKGDALGKVLVMESEWLDLRDDIDVVGREVERMLLDDLVSEIIGT from the exons ATGGACAAATCGCGCCACAGCAAGTCCAAGGCAGCACCCTGCTCCACCCACCAACCCCAACTACCTCTTCCTCAAGGTCAAG GGAACAAAGAGGTTCATAGACAGCGACAGCCTCTGAATCTGTTGTCTCCTGATTCTGGTTCATCCAGTGGTGGGGTTGCAGACAAGGATTCA TTCTCATCTAAATTCGGGTGGAGATCTACGAAGCAGCTGTTTGGAACTCCGATTAAGAAGTTATTAGCTGAAGAGATGTCACCGAGAGCTGAATCCAAAAGAAGATCACCTGGTGTGATCGCCAAATTAATGGGGCTTGATGGGCTGCCGTTCCAGCAGCCTACCAATAAGCAGCATAATAAGGGTTTGTCTGTAAACCAACAGAAGACAGCACAATTAGAAAAAACACGCAGCAAAGGAGTGCTATATAGTGGTCAATCTTCTAGGGGATGCTCAAAGGATCAGCAAGAATTTAAGGATGTATTTGAGGTCTCGGAGATTCCAAAGGTAGAGAGCCCTAGGTATCCATCACAGGGGTGTGCAGACTTGATGAGCACTGATGCTGAAATTTCATTCATTGAACAGAAGTTCATGGATGCCAAACGACTTGCAACTCATCAAGATTTACAGTCTTCAAAGGATTTCTGTGACACACTCGAGGTTTTGGACTCTAACAAGGATCTTCTGCTAAAATACTTTAAGCGGCCAGATTCTTTGTTTAAAAAGCATCTAAATGATCTTCAAGCTGCTCCTATCCAATCACATTATGGTCATGTAGAAGCTATGGATATTGAGAAGTATgatcatgacttcaatttgaTGTCAGATGGGGAGAAAACACGGTTGAACTACAATAGATCATCTCATGAGAAGCATCATGATGGTTATCCTTGTgatcttgacaaaagacatgtGATGCATATTTCACCAAAATCATCAAAGCTTCTATTTAAGGGTACATATGAGCAAAAGGCAGTCACCTCGCAGATTGTCCTCTTGAAACCTAATCTTGGAAAAGTGCAGAATGGTACCAGAATTGTGTCATCACCTTGTTCTTCACACAATTTTCTGTCAGGGCGTGAAAATGACACTGAACTGTGTCAACCGACAAATTTGCCTGAAAGTGCCATGTCTTGGAGGCAGGATTCTTTTGAATCTAGAGAAATTGCAAAGGAAGTCACTAGGCAAATGAAAATTAGTCTTCACAGTGGTGGCATGAAGCTTTCCACCTCTAGAATTAGAGGATATGCTGGGGATGATAGTTCATGTAGTGTTTCTGGGAATGAATCTCCTGAGGAGTCTGAGGAAACAACTGCAACTTTGGGAAATTCGATTGACTTAAACAACCGTAGCAGGCGATCATCCCGATCTAGTGAATCTTCTGTCAGTAGAGAGGCAAAGAAGAGATTATCAGAGAGGTGGAAAATGACACATAAGTCTCAAGAGCTGCAAGGCATCAGCAGGAGCAACACACTGGCTGAAATGCTTGCCGTCCCTGACAAGGTATTGAAGGCTGCTAATTCATACAGCATGGCTAGTGGGGAAGGTTTCCATGATAAATTTACTCCCAATAGTCAACCTTCTAAGTGGGTTGAACCATTGGGTATCAGCAGCAGGGATGGTTGGAAGGACGGATGCATTGGTAGTCTGTCGAGGTCAAaatcccttccttcttcatctgCTGCTTTTGGAAGTCCTAGAAGATTCATGCGCACTGAAGCACTTCTTGATGAGCGATTTATGGTGCCAAAGGAAGCTCACAGATGTGAGAGGAGAAGATCTGGTCACAAGAAGTCTAGGTCTTTGCATTCATCAATTCCCAATAAATTGAAAATCAGTCTCAAAGATTCTCCCAAGCTTGAGGTTCTAGCTAGTGAATCTTTATCTGAGATTGTAAGAGATGCGGTTGATGATGATGTGACAAGTGAAAGTAAAGTTGGGTCTGAACCTTCTACTAAGGTGCTTCCTGAATCATCTTCTCACCTTTTGACAAAAGACAACAGTAGTGCAGACCTAGACAATTCAATACACCAG GATCTATCAGCTGGGTCATCTGGTGGAAGTTCAGTCCTCAATGAACCTCCCGTTCGTGTTCCTGGACTTGAAGCTTCTTGCTGTAAAGATGCTGATCAGCCCAGTCCTGTCTCAGTCCTGGAGTCTTCTTTTACAGATGATGTGTCATCTTGTTCTGATTGTTTTGAAAGTTTGAACAATGACCTACAAG GGCTTCGAATGCAACTCCAGTTGCTGAAGTTGGAATCTGATGAATATGTGGAGGGGCCCATGGTAGTAAGTGATGAAGATGGTGGGGAAGCATCTACTGGAATGCTAGAAGACAAAGGATTACGTAGGACTGAAGATAGCTGGGAGTGTTCCTACATTATTGATGTCTTGTCTGAATCTGGCATCGATGGAGCTCAGCCAGATACAATTTTGGAACTTTGGCATTCCCTAGAATGCCCTGTGAGTCTTTCTGTTTTTGATGAGCTTGAAAAGAGGTATGGTGATTGGACTACTTGCTCAAGGTCTCAAAGGAGATTGCTTTTTGACCGTATTAATTTGGGAATTGTCAAGATCAATGAGCAATGCACTCATGCACTACCATGGGTGGGTCCAGTGACCGCAAATGTTATTGGTTCTAATTTGAACAAGAACGGGTTTCGAGATGGCCTTCTGAGGATGTTAGTGAGAGAAGGAAAAGTGAAGGGTGATGCTCTGGGGAAGGTGCTGGTTATGGAATCAGAGTGGCTGGACTTGAGAGATGACATTGATGTCGTAGGCAGGGAAGTTGAGAGAATGTTGTTAGATGATTTAGTGTCAGAGATAATCGGTACTTAG
- the LOC114371200 gene encoding uncharacterized protein LOC114371200 isoform X3: MSPRAESKRRSPGVIAKLMGLDGLPFQQPTNKQHNKGLSVNQQKTAQLEKTRSKGVLYSGQSSRGCSKDQQEFKDVFEVSEIPKVESPRYPSQGCADLMSTDAEISFIEQKFMDAKRLATHQDLQSSKDFCDTLEVLDSNKDLLLKYFKRPDSLFKKHLNDLQAAPIQSHYGHVEAMDIEKYDHDFNLMSDGEKTRLNYNRSSHEKHHDGYPCDLDKRHVMHISPKSSKLLFKGTYEQKAVTSQIVLLKPNLGKVQNGTRIVSSPCSSHNFLSGRENDTELCQPTNLPESAMSWRQDSFESREIAKEVTRQMKISLHSGGMKLSTSRIRGYAGDDSSCSVSGNESPEESEETTATLGNSIDLNNRSRRSSRSSESSVSREAKKRLSERWKMTHKSQELQGISRSNTLAEMLAVPDKVLKAANSYSMASGEGFHDKFTPNSQPSKWVEPLGISSRDGWKDGCIGSLSRSKSLPSSSAAFGSPRRFMRTEALLDERFMVPKEAHRCERRRSGHKKSRSLHSSIPNKLKISLKDSPKLEVLASESLSEIVRDAVDDDVTSESKVGSEPSTKVLPESSSHLLTKDNSSADLDNSIHQDLSAGSSGGSSVLNEPPVRVPGLEASCCKDADQPSPVSVLESSFTDDVSSCSDCFESLNNDLQGLRMQLQLLKLESDEYVEGPMVVSDEDGGEASTGMLEDKGLRRTEDSWECSYIIDVLSESGIDGAQPDTILELWHSLECPVSLSVFDELEKRYGDWTTCSRSQRRLLFDRINLGIVKINEQCTHALPWVGPVTANVIGSNLNKNGFRDGLLRMLVREGKVKGDALGKVLVMESEWLDLRDDIDVVGREVERMLLDDLVSEIIGT; this comes from the exons ATGTCACCGAGAGCTGAATCCAAAAGAAGATCACCTGGTGTGATCGCCAAATTAATGGGGCTTGATGGGCTGCCGTTCCAGCAGCCTACCAATAAGCAGCATAATAAGGGTTTGTCTGTAAACCAACAGAAGACAGCACAATTAGAAAAAACACGCAGCAAAGGAGTGCTATATAGTGGTCAATCTTCTAGGGGATGCTCAAAGGATCAGCAAGAATTTAAGGATGTATTTGAGGTCTCGGAGATTCCAAAGGTAGAGAGCCCTAGGTATCCATCACAGGGGTGTGCAGACTTGATGAGCACTGATGCTGAAATTTCATTCATTGAACAGAAGTTCATGGATGCCAAACGACTTGCAACTCATCAAGATTTACAGTCTTCAAAGGATTTCTGTGACACACTCGAGGTTTTGGACTCTAACAAGGATCTTCTGCTAAAATACTTTAAGCGGCCAGATTCTTTGTTTAAAAAGCATCTAAATGATCTTCAAGCTGCTCCTATCCAATCACATTATGGTCATGTAGAAGCTATGGATATTGAGAAGTATgatcatgacttcaatttgaTGTCAGATGGGGAGAAAACACGGTTGAACTACAATAGATCATCTCATGAGAAGCATCATGATGGTTATCCTTGTgatcttgacaaaagacatgtGATGCATATTTCACCAAAATCATCAAAGCTTCTATTTAAGGGTACATATGAGCAAAAGGCAGTCACCTCGCAGATTGTCCTCTTGAAACCTAATCTTGGAAAAGTGCAGAATGGTACCAGAATTGTGTCATCACCTTGTTCTTCACACAATTTTCTGTCAGGGCGTGAAAATGACACTGAACTGTGTCAACCGACAAATTTGCCTGAAAGTGCCATGTCTTGGAGGCAGGATTCTTTTGAATCTAGAGAAATTGCAAAGGAAGTCACTAGGCAAATGAAAATTAGTCTTCACAGTGGTGGCATGAAGCTTTCCACCTCTAGAATTAGAGGATATGCTGGGGATGATAGTTCATGTAGTGTTTCTGGGAATGAATCTCCTGAGGAGTCTGAGGAAACAACTGCAACTTTGGGAAATTCGATTGACTTAAACAACCGTAGCAGGCGATCATCCCGATCTAGTGAATCTTCTGTCAGTAGAGAGGCAAAGAAGAGATTATCAGAGAGGTGGAAAATGACACATAAGTCTCAAGAGCTGCAAGGCATCAGCAGGAGCAACACACTGGCTGAAATGCTTGCCGTCCCTGACAAGGTATTGAAGGCTGCTAATTCATACAGCATGGCTAGTGGGGAAGGTTTCCATGATAAATTTACTCCCAATAGTCAACCTTCTAAGTGGGTTGAACCATTGGGTATCAGCAGCAGGGATGGTTGGAAGGACGGATGCATTGGTAGTCTGTCGAGGTCAAaatcccttccttcttcatctgCTGCTTTTGGAAGTCCTAGAAGATTCATGCGCACTGAAGCACTTCTTGATGAGCGATTTATGGTGCCAAAGGAAGCTCACAGATGTGAGAGGAGAAGATCTGGTCACAAGAAGTCTAGGTCTTTGCATTCATCAATTCCCAATAAATTGAAAATCAGTCTCAAAGATTCTCCCAAGCTTGAGGTTCTAGCTAGTGAATCTTTATCTGAGATTGTAAGAGATGCGGTTGATGATGATGTGACAAGTGAAAGTAAAGTTGGGTCTGAACCTTCTACTAAGGTGCTTCCTGAATCATCTTCTCACCTTTTGACAAAAGACAACAGTAGTGCAGACCTAGACAATTCAATACACCAG GATCTATCAGCTGGGTCATCTGGTGGAAGTTCAGTCCTCAATGAACCTCCCGTTCGTGTTCCTGGACTTGAAGCTTCTTGCTGTAAAGATGCTGATCAGCCCAGTCCTGTCTCAGTCCTGGAGTCTTCTTTTACAGATGATGTGTCATCTTGTTCTGATTGTTTTGAAAGTTTGAACAATGACCTACAAG GGCTTCGAATGCAACTCCAGTTGCTGAAGTTGGAATCTGATGAATATGTGGAGGGGCCCATGGTAGTAAGTGATGAAGATGGTGGGGAAGCATCTACTGGAATGCTAGAAGACAAAGGATTACGTAGGACTGAAGATAGCTGGGAGTGTTCCTACATTATTGATGTCTTGTCTGAATCTGGCATCGATGGAGCTCAGCCAGATACAATTTTGGAACTTTGGCATTCCCTAGAATGCCCTGTGAGTCTTTCTGTTTTTGATGAGCTTGAAAAGAGGTATGGTGATTGGACTACTTGCTCAAGGTCTCAAAGGAGATTGCTTTTTGACCGTATTAATTTGGGAATTGTCAAGATCAATGAGCAATGCACTCATGCACTACCATGGGTGGGTCCAGTGACCGCAAATGTTATTGGTTCTAATTTGAACAAGAACGGGTTTCGAGATGGCCTTCTGAGGATGTTAGTGAGAGAAGGAAAAGTGAAGGGTGATGCTCTGGGGAAGGTGCTGGTTATGGAATCAGAGTGGCTGGACTTGAGAGATGACATTGATGTCGTAGGCAGGGAAGTTGAGAGAATGTTGTTAGATGATTTAGTGTCAGAGATAATCGGTACTTAG